A portion of the Pseudomonas koreensis genome contains these proteins:
- the nadA gene encoding quinolinate synthase NadA, translated as MTQISERLLVQAHLDAKQPKPLTAEEEAYYRSAIAAELKAQDAVLVAHFYCDPVIQALAEETGGCVSDSLEMARFGNAHPAKTVVVAGVKFMGETAKILNPEKRVLMPTLEATCSLDLGCPVDEFSAFCDQHPERTVVVYANTSAAVKARADWVVTSSCALEIVESLMDNGETIIWGPDKHLGTYIQRKTGADMLLWDGACIVHEEFKSKQLEDMKALYPDAAILVHPESPTSVIELADAVGSTSQLIAAAQSLPNKTLIVATDRGIFYKMQQLCPDKVFIEAPTAGNGAACRSCAHCPWMAMNTLERTLKSLKEGTNEIFVDPALIPQAIRPLKRMLDFTQAARMKLAGNA; from the coding sequence ATGACGCAGATTTCCGAACGCCTTCTGGTTCAAGCCCACCTCGACGCCAAGCAGCCCAAACCGCTGACGGCAGAGGAGGAGGCCTACTACCGTTCCGCCATCGCCGCCGAGCTCAAGGCTCAGGACGCGGTGCTCGTGGCCCACTTCTATTGTGATCCGGTGATCCAGGCCCTGGCCGAAGAAACCGGCGGCTGTGTTTCCGATTCCCTGGAAATGGCCCGCTTCGGCAACGCACATCCCGCCAAGACCGTGGTGGTCGCCGGCGTCAAATTCATGGGCGAGACGGCAAAAATTCTCAACCCGGAAAAACGCGTGCTGATGCCAACGCTTGAGGCGACCTGCTCGCTGGACCTGGGTTGCCCGGTCGACGAGTTCTCGGCGTTCTGCGATCAGCATCCGGAGCGCACGGTAGTGGTTTACGCCAACACTTCCGCCGCCGTAAAGGCTCGGGCTGACTGGGTGGTGACGTCGAGCTGTGCACTGGAAATCGTCGAAAGCCTGATGGACAACGGCGAAACGATCATCTGGGGACCTGACAAGCACCTGGGCACTTACATCCAGCGCAAGACCGGCGCCGACATGCTGCTCTGGGACGGTGCCTGCATCGTTCACGAAGAGTTCAAGTCCAAGCAGCTCGAAGACATGAAAGCGCTGTATCCCGACGCTGCGATTCTGGTGCACCCGGAATCGCCGACGTCGGTGATCGAATTGGCGGACGCCGTCGGTTCCACCAGTCAGTTGATCGCTGCTGCACAGAGCCTGCCGAACAAGACCCTGATCGTGGCGACCGACCGTGGCATCTTTTACAAGATGCAGCAGCTGTGTCCGGACAAGGTCTTCATCGAGGCGCCAACCGCCGGTAACGGCGCGGCGTGCCGCAGTTGCGCGCACTGCCCGTGGATGGCCATGAACACCCTTGAGCGCACGCTCAAGAGCCTGAAGGAAGGCACGAACGAGATCTTCGTTGATCCGGCGTTGATTCCGCAGGCGATCCGCCCGTTGAAGCGCATGCTTGATTTCACCCAGGCGGCGCGGATGAAATTGGCGGGTAACGCCTAA
- a CDS encoding cold-shock protein, whose protein sequence is MSTRQSGTVKWFNDEKGFGFITPESGPDLFVHFRAIQGNGFKSLKEGQKVTFVAVQGQKGMQADEVQAEA, encoded by the coding sequence ATGTCCACACGTCAGAGCGGTACCGTCAAGTGGTTTAACGACGAGAAAGGTTTTGGTTTTATCACTCCAGAAAGCGGTCCGGATCTGTTCGTACATTTCCGCGCCATTCAGGGCAACGGCTTCAAAAGCCTGAAAGAAGGCCAGAAAGTGACTTTCGTTGCTGTGCAAGGCCAGAAGGGCATGCAGGCTGACGAAGTACAAGCAGAAGCCTGA
- a CDS encoding L-serine ammonia-lyase gives MSLSVFDLFKIGIGPSSSHTVGPMRAAARFVEGLRRENLLATTASVRVELYGSLGATGKGHGSDKAVLLGLEGEHPDSVDTETVAARLQEIRGNGRLNLLGEHSIAFNEKEHLAMIRKPLAYHPNGMIFRAFDAAGIQVRSREYYSVGGGFVVDEDAAGADRIVEDATPLTFPFKSAKDLLGHCSTYGLSISQVMLTNESAWRPEAETRTGLLKIWQVMQDCVAAGCRNEGILPGGLKVKRRAAALHRQLCNNPESALRDPLSVLDWVNLYALAVNEENANGGRVVTAPTNGAAGIIPAVMHYYMRFIPGANDDGVVRFLLTAAAIGILYKENASISGAEVGCQGEVGVACSMAAGALCEVLGGSVQQVENAAEIGMEHNLGLTCDPIGGLVQVPCIERNAMGSVKAINAVRMAMRGDGQHFVSLDKVIRTMRQTGADMKSKYKETARGGLAVNIIEC, from the coding sequence ATGTCGTTAAGCGTGTTCGACCTGTTCAAGATTGGCATCGGTCCCTCCAGTTCCCACACCGTCGGCCCGATGCGCGCTGCGGCGCGTTTCGTCGAAGGCCTGCGCCGTGAAAACCTGCTGGCTACCACCGCCAGCGTGCGCGTCGAGCTGTACGGTTCGCTCGGTGCTACGGGCAAAGGTCACGGCAGCGACAAAGCCGTGCTGCTCGGCCTCGAAGGCGAGCACCCGGACAGCGTCGACACCGAAACCGTTGCCGCGCGCCTGCAGGAGATTCGCGGCAACGGCCGGCTGAATCTGCTCGGCGAGCACAGCATTGCGTTCAACGAGAAAGAACATCTGGCGATGATTCGCAAACCGTTGGCCTACCACCCCAACGGCATGATCTTTCGCGCCTTCGACGCGGCCGGAATTCAGGTCCGCAGCCGCGAGTATTATTCGGTGGGTGGCGGTTTTGTTGTCGATGAAGACGCGGCCGGTGCCGATCGCATCGTCGAAGACGCCACGCCGCTGACCTTCCCGTTCAAAAGCGCCAAGGACTTGCTTGGCCATTGCAGCACGTACGGGCTGTCGATCAGCCAGGTGATGCTCACCAATGAAAGCGCCTGGCGGCCGGAAGCCGAGACTCGCACCGGCCTGCTGAAGATCTGGCAAGTGATGCAGGATTGCGTCGCTGCCGGCTGCCGCAACGAGGGCATTCTGCCGGGCGGCTTGAAGGTCAAGCGCCGGGCCGCGGCGCTGCATCGGCAACTGTGCAATAACCCGGAATCGGCGTTGCGTGATCCGCTGTCGGTGCTTGATTGGGTCAACCTCTACGCACTGGCGGTCAACGAAGAAAACGCCAACGGCGGGCGCGTGGTCACTGCGCCAACCAATGGCGCGGCCGGGATCATTCCGGCGGTGATGCATTACTACATGCGTTTTATCCCCGGGGCGAATGATGACGGCGTCGTGCGCTTTCTGCTCACTGCTGCGGCCATCGGCATTCTCTATAAGGAAAACGCCTCGATCTCCGGCGCCGAAGTCGGCTGTCAGGGTGAAGTCGGTGTGGCCTGTTCGATGGCGGCCGGCGCCCTGTGCGAAGTGCTCGGCGGCAGCGTGCAGCAAGTCGAGAACGCCGCGGAAATCGGTATGGAACACAACCTCGGCCTGACCTGCGACCCGATCGGCGGCCTGGTGCAGGTGCCGTGCATCGAGCGCAACGCGATGGGCTCGGTGAAAGCCATCAACGCGGTGCGCATGGCCATGCGTGGCGACGGTCAACATTTCGTCTCCCTCGACAAAGTCATCCGCACCATGCGCCAGACCGGCGCCGACATGAAAAGCAAATACAAGGAAACCGCCCGCGGCGGTTTGGCGGTCAACATTATCGAATGCTGA
- the arcC gene encoding carbamate kinase, translated as MRIVVALGGNALLRRGEPMTADNQRANIRIATEQIAKIHPGNQLVIAHGNGPQVGLLSLQAAAYTSVTPYPLDVLGAETEGMIGYIIEQELGNLLDFEVPFATLLTQVEVDANDPAFKNPTKPIGPVYEKAEAEKLAAEKGWAIAADGDKFRRVVASPRPKRIFEIRPIKWLLDKGSIVICAGGGGIPTMYDEQRNLKGIEAVIDKDLCSSLLAEQLEADLLVIATDVNAAFIDYGKPTQKAIAEAHPDELERLGFAAGSMGPKVQAACEFARHTGKVAVIGSLADIEAIVQGTAGTRVSTAKPGISYR; from the coding sequence ATGCGTATCGTCGTAGCCCTGGGCGGTAACGCCCTGCTCCGCCGTGGTGAGCCGATGACCGCTGACAACCAGCGCGCCAACATCCGCATCGCCACCGAGCAAATTGCCAAGATCCATCCCGGCAACCAACTGGTCATCGCCCACGGCAATGGCCCGCAAGTCGGCCTGCTGTCGCTGCAAGCGGCGGCCTACACCTCTGTCACTCCGTATCCGCTGGACGTGCTCGGCGCCGAAACCGAAGGCATGATCGGCTACATCATCGAACAGGAGTTGGGCAACCTGCTCGACTTCGAGGTGCCGTTCGCCACCCTGCTCACCCAGGTCGAAGTCGACGCCAACGACCCGGCCTTCAAGAACCCGACCAAGCCGATCGGCCCGGTGTACGAAAAAGCCGAAGCGGAAAAACTCGCCGCCGAAAAAGGCTGGGCAATTGCTGCCGATGGCGACAAGTTCCGCCGTGTCGTCGCCAGTCCACGGCCGAAACGCATCTTCGAAATCCGCCCGATCAAGTGGCTGCTGGACAAGGGCAGCATTGTGATCTGCGCCGGTGGCGGCGGCATTCCGACCATGTACGACGAACAGCGCAATCTCAAAGGCATCGAGGCGGTAATCGATAAGGACCTGTGCTCGTCGCTGCTCGCCGAACAACTGGAAGCCGACCTGCTGGTGATCGCCACCGACGTCAACGCGGCGTTCATCGACTATGGCAAACCCACCCAGAAGGCCATTGCCGAAGCCCACCCCGACGAACTCGAACGCCTCGGTTTCGCCGCCGGCTCGATGGGGCCGAAGGTGCAGGCAGCCTGTGAATTCGCGCGCCATACTGGCAAGGTCGCGGTGATCGGTTCGCTGGCCGATATCGAAGCCATCGTCCAGGGTACTGCCGGTACGCGGGTCAGCACGGCGAAGCCGGGGATCAGCTACCGATAA
- a CDS encoding RDD family protein: MSKHLLTPQGDFPPVALGRRLAAMFYDFLLCTALLIVTGFIYKLIQAAIIGEERLRAMTDAGQLDGDPLYSTVLLLVLFGFFAKFWTHGGQTLGMQVWGIRVQNGDGTAISLWQALLRFMVSIASWLCIGLGFFWSLFDKQKRTWHDIYSDTRLVRVPKKTK, from the coding sequence ATGTCGAAACACCTGCTCACGCCGCAAGGGGACTTTCCTCCCGTTGCTCTTGGTCGTCGTCTGGCTGCGATGTTCTATGACTTCCTGCTGTGCACCGCCCTGCTGATCGTCACCGGTTTCATCTATAAATTGATCCAGGCCGCGATCATCGGCGAAGAGCGCTTGCGGGCGATGACCGACGCCGGCCAGCTCGACGGTGATCCCCTCTACTCCACTGTGCTGCTGTTGGTATTGTTCGGCTTCTTCGCCAAGTTCTGGACCCATGGCGGGCAGACACTGGGCATGCAGGTGTGGGGCATTCGCGTGCAGAACGGCGACGGCACAGCGATCAGCCTGTGGCAGGCGCTGTTGCGCTTTATGGTGTCGATTGCGTCGTGGCTGTGTATCGGGCTGGGATTCTTCTGGTCGCTGTTCGATAAGCAGAAGCGCACGTGGCATGACATCTACTCCGATACCCGCCTCGTCCGGGTCCCGAAGAAGACCAAATAA
- the gcvP gene encoding aminomethyl-transferring glycine dehydrogenase: MTQINLGTANEFIARHIGPRAADEQAMLNSLGFDSLEALSASVIPESIKGTSVLGMDDGLSEADALAMIKSIAGKNQLFKTYIGQGYYNCHTPSPILRNLLENPAWYTAYTPYQPEISQGRLEALLNFQTMISDLTGLPIANASLLDEATAAAEAMTFCKRLSKNKGSHQFFASIHSHPQTLDVLRTRAEPLGIDVVVGDERELTDVTPFFGALLQYPASNGDVFDYRELTERFHAANALVAVAADLLALTLLTAPGEFGADVAIGSAQRFGVPLGFGGPHAAYFSTKDAFKRDMPGRLVGVSVDRFGKPALRLAMQTREQHIRREKATSNICTAQVLLANIASMYAVYHGPKGLTQIANRVHHLTAILAKGLTALGAQVEQTSFFDTLTVATGAHTAALHDKAHAQQINLRVIDAQRLGLSVDETTTQADIETLWGLFADGKTLPDFAALAASVQSTIPAALVRQSPILSHPVFNRYHSETELMRYLRKLADKDLALDRTMIPLGSCTMKLNAASEMIPVTWAEFGALHPFAPAAQSAGYQQLTDELEAMLCAATGYDSISLQPNAGSQGEYAGLLAIRAYHQSRGDERRDICLIPSSAHGTNPATAQMAGMRVVVTACDARGNVDIEDLRAKAIEHREHLAALMITYPSTHGVFEEGIREICAIIHDNGGQVYIDGANMNAMVGLCAPGKFGGDVSHLNLHKTFCIPHGGGGPGVGPIGVKSHLTPFLPGHGQMQRKEGAVCAAPFGSASILPITWMYIRMMGGAGLKRASQLAILNANYISRRLEEHYPVLYTGSNGLVAHECILDLRPLKDSSGISVDDVAKRLIDFGFHAPTMSFPVAGTLMIEPTESESKEELDRFCDAMIRIREEIRAVENGTLDKEDNPLKNAPHTAAELVGEWTHPYSREQAVYPVASLIEGKYWPPVGRVDNVFGDRNLVCACPSIESYA, encoded by the coding sequence ATGACCCAGATCAATCTCGGCACCGCCAACGAATTCATCGCCCGTCACATCGGCCCGCGTGCCGCTGACGAGCAGGCCATGCTCAACAGCCTCGGCTTCGATTCGCTCGAAGCCCTGAGCGCCAGCGTCATCCCGGAAAGCATCAAGGGCACCAGCGTGCTCGGCATGGACGACGGCCTCAGCGAGGCCGACGCCCTGGCGATGATCAAATCCATCGCCGGCAAAAACCAGCTGTTCAAAACCTACATCGGCCAGGGCTACTACAACTGCCACACGCCGTCGCCGATCCTGCGCAACCTGCTGGAAAATCCGGCCTGGTACACCGCTTACACACCCTACCAGCCAGAAATCTCCCAGGGCCGTCTCGAAGCGCTACTGAACTTCCAGACCATGATCAGCGACCTCACCGGCCTGCCGATCGCCAACGCCTCCCTGCTCGACGAAGCCACCGCCGCTGCCGAAGCCATGACCTTCTGCAAACGCCTGAGCAAGAACAAGGGCAGCCACCAATTCTTCGCCTCGATCCACAGCCACCCGCAAACCCTCGATGTGCTGCGCACCCGCGCCGAGCCGCTGGGCATTGACGTGGTCGTGGGCGATGAGCGCGAGCTGACTGACGTCACGCCGTTCTTCGGCGCACTGCTGCAATACCCGGCAAGCAACGGTGATGTGTTCGACTACCGCGAGCTGACCGAACGCTTCCACGCCGCCAACGCTCTGGTGGCCGTGGCCGCCGACCTGCTGGCCCTGACGCTGCTGACCGCACCGGGCGAATTCGGTGCCGACGTGGCGATCGGTTCGGCGCAGCGCTTCGGCGTACCGCTGGGCTTCGGTGGCCCGCACGCCGCTTATTTCTCTACTAAAGATGCGTTCAAGCGTGACATGCCCGGCCGTCTGGTCGGTGTCTCGGTCGACCGTTTCGGCAAACCGGCCCTGCGTCTGGCGATGCAGACCCGCGAGCAACACATCCGCCGCGAAAAGGCCACGTCGAACATCTGCACCGCCCAGGTGCTGCTAGCCAACATCGCCAGCATGTACGCCGTTTATCACGGCCCGAAAGGCCTGACCCAGATCGCCAACCGCGTGCATCACCTGACCGCGATCCTGGCCAAAGGCCTGACCGCTCTCGGCGCTCAAGTCGAACAAACCAGTTTCTTCGACACCCTGACCGTCGCCACCGGCGCACACACCGCCGCGCTGCACGACAAGGCGCACGCTCAGCAGATTAACCTGCGTGTGATCGACGCTCAGCGTCTGGGCCTGTCGGTCGACGAAACCACCACTCAGGCCGACATCGAAACCTTGTGGGGCCTGTTCGCCGACGGCAAGACCTTGCCAGACTTCGCTGCGCTGGCCGCTTCGGTTCAAAGCACCATCCCTGCTGCGCTGGTACGCCAGTCGCCGATCCTCAGCCACCCGGTGTTCAACCGTTATCACTCGGAAACCGAGCTGATGCGCTACCTGCGCAAACTGGCGGACAAGGACCTGGCGCTGGATCGCACCATGATCCCGCTGGGCTCGTGCACCATGAAACTCAACGCTGCCAGCGAAATGATCCCGGTGACCTGGGCTGAATTCGGTGCCCTGCACCCGTTCGCCCCGGCCGCACAAAGCGCCGGTTACCAGCAACTCACCGACGAGCTGGAAGCGATGCTTTGCGCTGCTACCGGTTATGACTCGATCTCGCTGCAACCGAACGCCGGTTCGCAGGGTGAATACGCAGGTCTCCTGGCGATCCGCGCCTACCACCAGAGCCGTGGCGATGAGCGCCGCGACATCTGTCTGATCCCGTCGTCGGCCCACGGCACCAACCCGGCCACCGCGCAAATGGCCGGCATGCGCGTGGTCGTCACCGCGTGCGATGCCCGTGGCAACGTCGACATCGAAGACCTGCGCGCCAAAGCCATCGAGCACCGCGAACACCTCGCTGCATTGATGATCACTTACCCGTCGACCCACGGCGTGTTCGAAGAAGGCATCCGCGAAATCTGCGCGATCATTCACGACAACGGCGGCCAGGTGTATATCGACGGCGCCAACATGAACGCCATGGTCGGCCTCTGCGCACCGGGCAAGTTCGGCGGTGACGTGTCGCACTTGAACCTGCACAAAACCTTCTGCATCCCTCACGGCGGTGGCGGCCCGGGCGTCGGCCCGATCGGCGTCAAATCGCACCTGACCCCATTCCTGCCGGGTCACGGCCAGATGCAACGCAAGGAAGGCGCGGTCTGCGCGGCACCGTTCGGCAGCGCGAGCATTCTGCCGATTACCTGGATGTACATCCGCATGATGGGTGGCGCCGGTCTGAAGCGCGCTTCGCAACTGGCGATCCTCAATGCCAACTACATTTCCCGTCGCCTCGAAGAGCATTACCCAGTGCTGTACACCGGCAGCAACGGCCTGGTGGCGCACGAGTGCATCCTCGATCTGCGTCCGCTCAAAGACAGCAGCGGCATCAGCGTCGATGACGTCGCCAAGCGCCTGATCGACTTCGGCTTCCACGCCCCGACCATGTCGTTCCCGGTCGCCGGCACGCTGATGATCGAGCCGACCGAAAGCGAATCCAAGGAAGAGCTGGACCGCTTCTGTGACGCGATGATCCGCATCCGCGAAGAAATCCGCGCAGTGGAAAACGGCACCCTGGACAAGGAAGACAACCCGCTGAAAAACGCCCCGCACACCGCAGCGGAACTGGTCGGCGAATGGACCCATCCGTACAGCCGCGAGCAAGCGGTGTACCCGGTCGCGTCGCTGATCGAAGGCAAATACTGGCCGCCGGTCGGCCGGGTCGACAACGTCTTCGGCGATCGCAACCTGGTGTGCGCCTGCCCGTCGATCGAAAGCTACGCTTAA
- a CDS encoding DUF5064 family protein, with protein MAQFEPGHLHIERHALTDDDVNYNVHLDYEVFTDPQKGKGIQFTLHGSMQGKDMKETFFLPKEEAYNFARDVTRIAEKYGIPKAHSQIGSVHKHYDLMFEDIRQKLNMQSGDPVNLEHFE; from the coding sequence ATGGCCCAATTCGAACCCGGTCACCTGCATATCGAACGGCACGCGTTGACCGACGATGACGTCAATTACAACGTGCATCTGGACTATGAAGTGTTCACCGATCCGCAGAAAGGCAAAGGGATTCAGTTCACCCTGCATGGCAGCATGCAGGGCAAGGACATGAAGGAAACGTTTTTCCTGCCCAAGGAAGAGGCTTACAACTTCGCCCGCGATGTCACGCGGATTGCCGAGAAGTACGGGATCCCCAAGGCCCATAGCCAGATCGGCTCGGTGCACAAGCATTACGATCTGATGTTTGAAGACATTCGGCAGAAGCTGAATATGCAGTCGGGGGATCCGGTCAATCTCGAGCATTTCGAATAA
- a CDS encoding sigma-54-dependent transcriptional regulator translates to MRIHVSFIDRVGITQEVLAILGGRNLNLDAVEMIPPNVYIDAPTLSPQVLEELKDALFRVRGVEAVTVVDILPGQRRHLQLDALLAAMTDPVLALDSAGQVLLANPALIALYGREPAGESVSALFNDPGLLDTLLENGFRLPLREITVNGQTLLLDATPITDAGALLTLFQPNRIGEQLSALHHDHAEGFDALLGESPAIRTLKARAQRVAALDAPLLIQGETGTGKELVARACHAISARHSAPFLALNCAALPENLAESELFGYAPGAFTGAARGGKPGLMELANQGTVFLDEIGEMSPYLQAKLLRFLNDGSFRRVGGDREVKVNVRILSATHRDLEKMVSEGLFREDLFYRLNVLNVEVPPLRERGQDILLLARYFMQQACAQIQRPVCRLAPGTYPALLDNRWPGNVRQLQNVIFRAAAICESSLVDIGDLDIAGTSVARQTDTDVDSLEQAVESFEKALLEKLYVSYPSTRQLASRLQTSHTAIAHRLRKYGIPNKP, encoded by the coding sequence ATGCGTATCCACGTCAGCTTCATCGACCGCGTCGGCATCACCCAGGAAGTCCTGGCTATCCTCGGTGGGCGCAATCTCAATCTGGATGCGGTGGAGATGATTCCGCCGAACGTCTACATCGACGCGCCGACCCTGAGCCCGCAAGTGCTCGAAGAACTGAAAGATGCGCTGTTCCGGGTACGCGGCGTCGAGGCGGTAACGGTGGTCGACATCCTCCCCGGCCAGCGTCGGCACCTTCAGCTCGACGCCTTGCTCGCGGCCATGACCGACCCGGTGCTGGCCCTCGACAGCGCCGGCCAAGTGCTGCTGGCCAACCCGGCGTTGATCGCGTTATACGGTCGCGAGCCGGCCGGCGAAAGCGTCTCGGCGCTGTTCAATGATCCCGGCCTGCTCGACACGCTGCTCGAAAATGGCTTTCGCCTGCCGCTGCGCGAGATCACCGTCAACGGCCAGACCCTGTTGCTCGACGCCACGCCGATCACCGACGCCGGCGCCCTGCTGACCCTCTTTCAACCGAACCGCATCGGCGAACAACTCTCGGCATTGCACCACGACCACGCCGAAGGCTTCGACGCCCTGCTCGGCGAGTCCCCGGCGATCCGCACCCTCAAGGCCCGCGCGCAAAGGGTCGCGGCGCTTGACGCACCTTTATTGATTCAAGGCGAAACCGGTACCGGCAAAGAACTGGTGGCCCGTGCCTGTCACGCCATCAGTGCTCGGCATAGCGCACCGTTTCTCGCCCTCAACTGCGCGGCGCTGCCGGAGAACCTCGCCGAGAGCGAACTGTTCGGCTACGCGCCCGGCGCCTTCACCGGCGCGGCGCGTGGCGGTAAACCGGGGCTGATGGAACTGGCCAACCAGGGCACGGTGTTTCTCGATGAAATCGGCGAGATGTCGCCGTACTTGCAGGCCAAGCTGCTGCGTTTCCTCAACGACGGCAGCTTTCGTCGGGTGGGCGGTGATCGTGAAGTGAAGGTCAACGTGCGCATCCTCAGCGCGACCCACCGCGATCTGGAAAAAATGGTCAGCGAAGGCCTGTTCCGCGAAGACCTGTTCTATCGCCTCAACGTGCTCAACGTCGAAGTGCCGCCGCTGCGCGAGCGCGGCCAGGACATTCTGTTGCTGGCGCGATATTTCATGCAGCAGGCCTGCGCGCAGATTCAGCGCCCGGTCTGTCGCCTGGCGCCGGGGACTTATCCAGCGCTGCTCGACAATCGCTGGCCGGGCAACGTGCGGCAATTGCAGAACGTGATTTTCCGCGCGGCAGCGATTTGCGAGAGCAGCCTGGTCGATATCGGCGACCTCGATATCGCCGGCACCTCCGTCGCGCGCCAGACTGACACCGACGTCGACAGCCTCGAACAAGCGGTCGAATCCTTCGAAAAAGCGCTGCTGGAAAAGCTCTACGTCAGCTACCCCTCGACCCGCCAACTGGCGAGCCGCTTGCAAACCTCGCACACCGCCATCGCCCATCGCCTGCGCAAGTACGGCATTCCCAACAAACCCTGA
- the gcvT gene encoding glycine cleavage system aminomethyltransferase GcvT, producing the protein MSTEQLSKTPLHALHLELGARMVPFAGYDMPVQYPLGVMKEHQHTREQAGLFDVSHMGQIRLTGANAAKALETLVPVDIIDLPVGMQRYAMFTNESGGILDDLMVANLGNDELFLVVNAACKDQDLAHLHKHIGDQCTITALFEERALLALQGPAAITVLARLAPDVAKMTFMQFKRVSLLGVDCFVSRSGYTGEDGFEISVPAAEAEKLARALLAEPEVQAIGLGARDSLRLEAGLCLYGHDMNTETTPIEASLLWAISKPRRADGARAGGFPGAEQIFAQQQNGVARKRVGLLPQERTPVREGAEIVNEAGEIIGSVCSGGFGPTLGGPLAMGYLDSAYVALDTPVWAIVRGKKVQMLVSKMPFVPQRYYRG; encoded by the coding sequence ATGTCCACCGAACAACTCTCGAAAACCCCGCTGCACGCACTGCACCTCGAACTTGGCGCGCGCATGGTGCCGTTCGCCGGCTATGACATGCCCGTGCAATACCCGCTCGGCGTGATGAAAGAACACCAGCACACCCGCGAACAGGCCGGGTTGTTCGACGTTTCGCACATGGGCCAGATTCGCCTGACCGGTGCCAATGCCGCCAAAGCCCTTGAAACCCTGGTGCCGGTGGACATCATCGACCTGCCGGTAGGCATGCAGCGTTATGCGATGTTCACCAACGAAAGCGGCGGCATCCTCGATGACCTGATGGTCGCCAATCTGGGCAATGACGAACTGTTCCTGGTGGTCAACGCCGCGTGCAAGGATCAGGATCTCGCACATCTGCACAAACACATCGGCGATCAGTGCACCATTACGGCGCTGTTCGAAGAGCGCGCCCTGCTCGCTTTGCAAGGTCCGGCAGCCATAACCGTGCTGGCGCGTCTTGCGCCGGACGTGGCGAAGATGACGTTCATGCAGTTCAAGCGCGTGTCGTTGCTGGGCGTGGATTGCTTTGTCAGCCGTTCGGGCTACACCGGTGAAGACGGTTTTGAAATCTCGGTACCAGCCGCTGAAGCGGAAAAACTCGCTCGCGCCCTGCTCGCCGAACCAGAGGTTCAGGCCATCGGCCTCGGCGCTCGTGATTCGCTGCGTCTGGAAGCCGGCCTGTGCCTGTACGGCCACGACATGAACACCGAAACCACGCCGATCGAAGCCAGCCTGCTCTGGGCGATCTCCAAGCCACGCCGCGCCGATGGCGCACGGGCCGGCGGTTTCCCCGGCGCGGAGCAGATTTTCGCCCAGCAACAAAACGGCGTTGCACGCAAACGCGTCGGCCTGCTGCCACAGGAACGCACGCCGGTGCGTGAAGGTGCAGAGATCGTCAACGAGGCTGGCGAGATCATCGGCAGCGTCTGCAGCGGCGGTTTCGGTCCGACTCTGGGCGGGCCACTGGCGATGGGTTATCTCGATAGCGCTTACGTCGCGCTCGACACGCCTGTATGGGCCATCGTCCGTGGGAAAAAGGTGCAGATGCTTGTAAGCAAAATGCCATTTGTTCCACAACGCTACTATCGCGGTTGA
- the gcvH gene encoding glycine cleavage system protein GcvH — protein MSELRFTEDHEWLRTGADGSVTVGITAFAQNALGDVVFVQLPELQAYEKGAEAATVESVKAASGVYMPLDGEVLEVNPALQDAPELVNEDPLGEGWFFRFQPSDASAVAKLLDQDAYDRLIKAQAEA, from the coding sequence ATGAGCGAGTTGCGTTTTACTGAAGATCACGAATGGCTGCGCACCGGAGCCGACGGCAGTGTCACTGTCGGCATCACCGCGTTTGCGCAGAACGCCTTGGGCGACGTGGTATTCGTGCAACTGCCTGAGCTGCAGGCTTACGAAAAAGGCGCCGAAGCCGCCACCGTGGAATCGGTGAAAGCCGCCAGCGGCGTATACATGCCGCTTGATGGCGAGGTGTTGGAAGTCAACCCGGCACTGCAAGACGCCCCGGAACTGGTCAACGAAGATCCGCTGGGTGAAGGCTGGTTCTTTCGTTTCCAGCCAAGCGACGCGTCTGCCGTTGCTAAACTGCTCGATCAGGACGCTTACGACCGTCTGATCAAAGCCCAAGCCGAAGCCTGA